Proteins from a single region of Macrotis lagotis isolate mMagLag1 chromosome 2, bilby.v1.9.chrom.fasta, whole genome shotgun sequence:
- the LOC141512053 gene encoding keratin, type I cytoskeletal 10-like has product MSLKYGSGKHYSSSHSGAGGSSIRVSGYGTGSFSRGFSSGGYYNHGSCSKGGFVSGSVRSFGEGFGGGSYGGRSFDSGSFGGASFDGVLAGGFGGADRGLLTGNEKVTMQNLNDRLASYLDKVRSLEESNYEIEQKIKGWYEKHGNSNQQEPRDYSHYYNQIKELKDQILNLSTDNANVLLQIDNARLAADDFRLKYENEMTLRQSVEADINGLRRVLDELTLAKTDLEMQLESLNEELAFLKKNHEEEMKDLQNVPTADVNVEMNAAPGVDLTESLNRMRSEYESMAEQNRRDAEAWFKEKSKELTTEINSNVEQVSSHKSEITELKRNVQALEIELQSQLALKQSLEASLADIEGRYCIHLSQIQTQITALEEQLQQIRAETECQNLEYQVLLDIKIRLENEIQTYQSLLQEGSSTASIGHGGSSGGVIFGGVYGGSSSGDQGGTSSRGAYEGTSSGSGAFKTSDSRRGSSGGQGGSSGSGGEPLSKSSSGTRSAETN; this is encoded by the exons ATGTCTCTGAAATATGGTTCTGGCAAACATTACTCTTCCTCCCACAGTGGAGCAGGAGGTTCATCCATCAGAGTCTCTGGCTATGGGACAGGCTCTTTTAGTAGAGGATTTAGCTCAGGTGGATATTATAACCATGGCAGCTGCTCAAAAGGTGGCTTTGTCAGTGGATCAGTAAGGAGCTTTGGAGAAGGGTTTGGTGGAGGCAGCTATGGTGGGAGAAGTTTTGACAGTGGTAGTTTTGGTGGTGCTAGCTTTGATGGAGTACTTGCAGGAGGTTTCGGTGGAGCTGATAGAGGCCTCCTCACAGGAAATGAGAAGGTCACCATGCAGAACCTGAATGACCGCCTGGCCTCCTACTTGGATAAAGTACGATCTCTAGAAGAGTCTAACTATGAGATAGAGCAAAAAATCAAGGGATGGTATGAGAAACATGGCAACTCAAATCAGCAAGAACCTCGTGACTATTCTCATTACTACAACCAGATCAAAGAACTTAAAGATCAG atTCTGAATCTATCTACTGACAATGCTAATGTGCTACTGCAAATTGACAATGCCAGGCTGGCTGCTGATGACTTCAGACTGAA atatgaaaatgaaatgaccCTGCGTCAAAGTGTAGAAGCTGACATTAATGGCCTGCGCAGAGTCCTGGATGAACTGACCTTGGCCAAGACTGACCTAGAGATGCAGCTCGAAAGCCTGAATGAAGAGCTAGCCTTCTTGAAGAAGAACCATGAGGag GAAATGAAAGATCTTCAGAATGTGCCCACTGCTGATGTGAATGTGGAAATGAATGCTGCTCCAGGAGTGGATCTGACTGAATCTCTGAACCGCATGAGAAGTGAATATGAATCAATGGCTGAACAAAACCGAAGAGATGCTGAAGCCTGGTTCAAGGAAAAG AGCAAGGAGCTGACCACAGAGATCAATAGCAATGTTGAACAAGTGTCTAGTCATAAATCCGAAATCACCGAATTGAAACGAAATGTTCAGGCTTTGGAGATTGAACTACAGTCACAACTGGCTCTG AAACAATCCCTAGAAGCATCCTTGGCAGACATAGAAGGTCGCTACTGCATACATCTATCACAAATCCAGACCCAGATCACTGCTCTGGAAGAGCAGTTACAGCAGATCAGGGCTGAAACAGAATGTCAGAATTTAGAATACCAGGTGCTCCTTGACATCAAGATCCGCCTGGAGAATGAAATTCAGACCTACCAAAGTCTACTACAGGAAGGCAG CTCAACTGCAAGTATTGGTCATGGGGGAAGCTCTGGTGGTGTAATCTTCGGAGGAGTATATGGTGGAAGCTCCAGTGGAGACCAAGGGGGTACCAGTTCCAGGGGTGCATATGAAGGAACTTCAAGTGGCAGTGGAGCATTCaaaacttctgactccagaaggGGCTCAAGCGGAGGACAAGGAGGAAGCTCTGGATCTGGTGGAGAACCTCTATCTAAAAGCAGCTCTGGAACAAGGTCAGCAGAAACTAATTGA